Proteins from a genomic interval of Candidatus Nomurabacteria bacterium:
- a CDS encoding DUF11 domain-containing protein, whose protein sequence is MSEKKSTKKKTNVVSAAFKKTVSFFKKKPLLFLALLAIAGSSVTLIGASAASGDCSDNSIVKCGGFSNGSGPSQANFNRNVATYHNAGNVDKIFDHYGIDDTRLGSLPLGTVNSDGKVYLNGKVVATGARSTGRQWVSGSTAIKIPGYADIYERDVSRIFRQGSIQAWIKLDANGRFMYAVLTVCGNPVVGTPVEPPRPRPTGTALCTALRVDKLDRTRFKFGVSASVTGSARQYGYIISYGDGNNGSVVNSANKVTFSHSYAQPGTYKIQAASVAMLDGKKIYGAGPTCAATVTVEKPPEEPKTPDFKIIKYVDGKDANDNASAVSVKANQEFEYKVVVTNTGETKLTNVKVWDVLPTGVTYVDNTLKQDGTLVTNDSDFFNASKGVIIKSIDLGKSVTFTMKAVVKANESEVEKKCAKEGTYYNNVAKADPEGTLPEKTDPAVVKCKEIPKVNKPGVDIEKDVSKSEVQVGEEFTWFLAVTNTGNVDLKNVKVTDPAPANIDFISAPAVTGTKITVGARNFEAVIENLKVGQVVNFEIKAKVTAQVTGQIVNTACVDAPDVKDQGDNPEVDDCDDAEVKVPPVPEKCPIPGFEDLDKDSDLCKVVPPVTPETPKGIPSTGGGELILMSVVALAIGSGVYAYILRGTKRA, encoded by the coding sequence ATGTCAGAGAAAAAATCTACTAAAAAGAAAACTAATGTTGTTTCTGCTGCATTTAAAAAAACAGTAAGTTTCTTTAAAAAGAAACCACTTCTATTTTTAGCACTTTTAGCAATTGCTGGTAGCTCTGTAACCTTAATTGGTGCCAGTGCAGCTAGTGGTGATTGTTCGGACAACTCAATTGTTAAGTGTGGCGGATTTAGCAATGGCTCTGGTCCCTCTCAGGCAAACTTTAATAGAAATGTAGCGACTTATCATAACGCTGGCAATGTAGATAAGATTTTTGATCACTATGGAATCGATGACACTAGACTAGGATCTTTACCACTAGGTACTGTTAATAGTGACGGCAAAGTTTATCTTAACGGTAAGGTGGTGGCCACCGGTGCTCGATCTACAGGTAGACAGTGGGTCTCTGGATCTACTGCTATAAAGATCCCTGGTTATGCGGATATATACGAAAGAGATGTCAGTAGGATCTTTAGGCAGGGATCAATTCAAGCCTGGATTAAGTTAGACGCCAATGGAAGGTTTATGTATGCCGTGTTAACAGTGTGTGGCAACCCTGTTGTTGGTACTCCGGTTGAGCCTCCAAGACCAAGACCAACTGGTACTGCTCTTTGTACCGCTCTAAGAGTTGATAAGCTTGATAGAACTCGATTTAAGTTTGGTGTTAGTGCTAGTGTAACTGGGTCTGCTAGACAGTATGGTTATATAATTAGTTACGGTGATGGAAATAACGGAAGCGTTGTTAACTCTGCAAATAAGGTTACATTTAGCCATAGTTATGCTCAACCAGGAACTTATAAGATTCAGGCAGCTTCGGTAGCAATGCTTGATGGTAAAAAGATTTATGGTGCTGGTCCAACTTGTGCAGCTACTGTTACTGTCGAAAAACCACCAGAGGAGCCAAAGACTCCTGACTTTAAGATTATTAAGTATGTTGATGGTAAGGATGCTAATGATAATGCTTCTGCGGTATCTGTAAAAGCTAACCAAGAATTTGAATACAAAGTAGTTGTTACTAACACTGGTGAGACTAAACTTACAAATGTTAAAGTATGGGACGTTCTACCAACTGGTGTAACTTATGTAGACAATACTCTTAAACAAGATGGAACATTGGTAACTAATGATTCTGACTTCTTTAATGCATCAAAAGGTGTGATTATTAAGTCAATTGATCTTGGTAAGTCTGTTACATTTACTATGAAGGCTGTTGTTAAAGCTAACGAGAGTGAAGTAGAGAAAAAGTGTGCTAAAGAAGGAACATACTACAATAATGTTGCTAAAGCAGATCCAGAAGGAACTCTTCCTGAGAAGACTGACCCTGCAGTAGTTAAGTGTAAAGAAATTCCAAAGGTTAATAAGCCTGGTGTTGACATCGAAAAAGATGTGAGTAAATCAGAAGTACAAGTTGGTGAAGAATTTACATGGTTCTTGGCTGTGACTAACACTGGTAACGTTGATCTAAAGAATGTTAAAGTAACTGACCCAGCTCCTGCAAATATCGACTTTATTAGTGCTCCTGCGGTTACTGGAACTAAGATTACAGTTGGTGCTAGAAACTTTGAAGCAGTAATTGAAAACTTAAAAGTTGGTCAAGTTGTTAACTTTGAGATCAAAGCTAAGGTCACTGCTCAAGTAACTGGTCAGATCGTAAACACTGCTTGTGTTGATGCTCCAGATGTTAAAGATCAAGGCGATAACCCAGAGGTTGATGACTGTGACGATGCAGAAGTGAAAGTTCCACCAGTACCTGAGAAGTGTCCGATTCCTGGATTTGAGGATCTAGATAAAGATAGTGATCTATGTAAGGTTGTCCCACCTGTTACTCCGGAGACTCCAAAAGGAATCCCAAGTACTGGAGGTGGTGAGTTAATCTTAATGTCAGTTGTGGCTCTAGCGATTGGTTCTGGTGTATACGCTTATATCTTAAGAGGAACTAAACGAGCTTAA
- a CDS encoding cysteine--tRNA ligase, which yields MNKINKVEPKIVLYNTLTRKKEELKTLEPGKVKMFVCGPTVYDYSHIGHAKTYIQMDVLARMLRASGLEVFYLQNITNIDDKIIVRANEAGRDWKDLADEFLKCNLEDMKTLGVDSVDKYAEATDYIDAIIKQVETLIRKDFAYVIEGDGIYFEIAKFKDYGKLSGRKEIKENDAQTRIDSSENKRGWNDFCLWKFSKPGEPVWEAPFGKGRPGWHIEDTAITETEFGPQYDIHGGALDLIFPHHEAEITQMEAASGKVPFVGTWVHTGFLNAEGAKMSKSLGNFYTIRDVLARGYDPNVIRLFMLQSHYRSPINFSWENLDAAKNRLRNWQSIVDEILLQEYSRGSHDLPKHIDSSLANSKDILLSYMSDDLDTPMALSAIDGDEIEDEDNFGTLSLFKKYAYSEELKSYMKDLVNNIKDILGIDLLKPDISEEQKELLNLRQKARDERDFEESDRLREQLKLSGLDVRDTENGQIWSRV from the coding sequence ATGAACAAAATTAATAAAGTTGAACCAAAGATAGTGCTCTACAATACTCTTACCAGAAAGAAGGAGGAGCTCAAGACTTTGGAGCCCGGAAAAGTGAAGATGTTTGTCTGTGGACCTACTGTTTACGACTATTCACATATTGGTCACGCAAAAACTTATATTCAGATGGATGTTCTGGCTAGAATGCTGAGAGCTTCTGGTTTAGAGGTATTTTACCTTCAGAACATTACAAATATTGATGACAAGATTATTGTCCGTGCAAATGAGGCCGGCAGAGACTGGAAGGATCTTGCGGATGAGTTCTTGAAGTGTAATTTAGAGGATATGAAGACTCTTGGGGTTGATTCTGTCGATAAATATGCTGAGGCAACTGACTATATTGATGCGATAATTAAACAGGTCGAGACTCTAATAAGAAAAGACTTTGCTTACGTAATTGAAGGTGATGGAATTTATTTTGAGATTGCTAAATTTAAAGATTACGGTAAGCTTTCTGGTAGAAAAGAAATAAAAGAAAATGATGCACAAACGAGAATAGATAGTAGTGAAAATAAGCGTGGTTGGAATGATTTTTGTTTATGGAAGTTTTCAAAGCCTGGTGAACCCGTTTGGGAGGCTCCATTTGGAAAGGGTAGGCCAGGCTGGCACATTGAGGATACTGCAATTACAGAAACTGAGTTTGGCCCACAGTATGATATTCATGGTGGTGCGCTAGACTTAATTTTTCCTCACCACGAGGCAGAAATTACTCAGATGGAGGCGGCCTCTGGAAAAGTTCCTTTTGTGGGCACCTGGGTTCATACTGGTTTTTTGAATGCTGAAGGGGCGAAGATGTCTAAGAGCCTGGGAAACTTTTATACAATCCGAGATGTTTTAGCTCGTGGTTACGATCCAAATGTAATTCGGTTATTCATGCTTCAATCTCACTATCGGTCTCCAATAAATTTTAGCTGGGAGAATTTAGACGCGGCTAAGAATAGGTTGAGGAACTGGCAATCAATCGTAGATGAAATACTTCTACAAGAGTATTCAAGAGGTAGTCACGATCTACCGAAGCATATTGATTCAAGTCTGGCTAATAGCAAAGATATTCTCCTAAGTTATATGAGCGATGATCTTGATACGCCCATGGCACTATCAGCTATAGACGGAGACGAAATTGAAGATGAAGATAATTTCGGCACTTTAAGTCTATTTAAAAAATATGCTTATTCTGAGGAACTAAAAAGCTACATGAAGGATCTTGTCAATAACATAAAGGATATCTTAGGCATAGATCTTTTAAAGCCGGATATTTCTGAAGAGCAGAAGGAGCTGCTAAACTTAAGGCAGAAAGCTCGGGATGAGAGGGATTTTGAAGAGAGTGATAGACTACGAGAACAACTTAAGCTTAGTGGTCTAGATGTTCGGGATACTGAAAATGGGCAGATTTGGAGTAGAGTGTAG
- the rpsR gene encoding 30S ribosomal protein S18, whose amino-acid sequence MSGKRPSVIPAYFDYLDADLLKRYLNYFGKIKPRSRTGLSQKQQAALSKAIKRARHLALIPYVTEYVDSGRPQKPRGEYRERRDA is encoded by the coding sequence ATGAGTGGAAAAAGACCAAGTGTAATCCCAGCATATTTTGATTATTTAGATGCTGATTTACTAAAAAGATATTTAAATTACTTTGGTAAGATCAAACCAAGAAGTAGAACTGGCTTAAGCCAAAAGCAGCAAGCGGCTTTATCAAAGGCTATTAAGCGTGCTCGGCATTTAGCATTAATCCCGTATGTTACTGAGTATGTTGATTCTGGGCGCCCACAAAAGCCTCGCGGTGAATATCGTGAAAGAAGAGATGCTTAA
- a CDS encoding YraN family protein — translation MPNTTSIGRLAEQHAATYLINTFEYKLLAQNWRTRTCEIDLVMYKNQTVYFIEVKYRHHSDSGTGLEAINKKKLTQMRRASYEWLKFNPEYSHFQRTLSAIELAGSQFDITNFVESIVEY, via the coding sequence ATGCCCAACACTACCTCTATTGGCCGGCTCGCAGAACAGCATGCCGCAACTTATTTAATAAATACATTTGAGTATAAATTACTTGCACAAAACTGGCGCACCAGAACCTGTGAGATCGACTTAGTTATGTATAAAAATCAAACAGTCTATTTTATAGAGGTAAAATACAGGCACCATTCAGATTCTGGAACTGGTCTTGAGGCTATTAACAAAAAGAAGTTAACCCAAATGAGACGAGCCTCATACGAATGGCTTAAGTTTAATCCAGAATACTCTCACTTTCAAAGAACCCTATCAGCAATCGAACTGGCCGGAAGCCAGTTCGATATTACTAATTTTGTTGAAAGTATAGTGGAGTATTAA
- the ssb gene encoding single-stranded DNA-binding protein: protein MAKSLNQVTLLGRLTRDPELRQTPNGASVASFSMALNRSYKDSAGEWQEQTDFIDCVAWGPLAERLEKMVKRGQRLLVNGRLSQRSWEQDGQKRSKVEVVINDMTLIEQAGDQGDSSFGGGSDEGVQTSPSNDVVVEDVSDEEIDLDSIPF from the coding sequence ATGGCAAAAAGTTTAAACCAAGTAACACTTTTAGGTAGATTAACTAGAGATCCTGAGCTACGGCAGACTCCTAATGGGGCTAGTGTAGCAAGTTTCTCGATGGCACTAAATAGAAGTTATAAAGATTCTGCAGGTGAGTGGCAAGAGCAAACAGACTTTATTGACTGCGTCGCATGGGGCCCCTTGGCTGAAAGACTAGAGAAGATGGTTAAGCGTGGTCAAAGACTACTAGTTAACGGTCGTTTAAGCCAGAGAAGCTGGGAGCAAGATGGTCAAAAGCGTAGCAAGGTGGAAGTTGTGATTAACGATATGACTTTAATTGAGCAAGCTGGCGATCAGGGAGACTCTAGCTTCGGTGGTGGATCTGATGAGGGAGTACAAACTTCTCCATCTAATGACGTAGTAGTAGAAGATGTGAGTGATGAGGAGATTGATCTAGATTCAATCCCATTTTAA
- a CDS encoding 30S ribosomal protein S6, with product MSKYEMVVVLSTEKKELKKKVDDLVTEAGFKISEQEELGVKTLAYKINGEEAGAYHKLILEGDGSGVKKLEFALNLEEGVLRYLTIALTPKLEKVRAQMAVVRTEIQAKAKKDQKEEDAK from the coding sequence ATGAGTAAATATGAGATGGTAGTCGTTCTTTCTACCGAAAAAAAAGAACTAAAAAAGAAAGTTGATGATTTAGTCACTGAGGCTGGATTTAAAATATCAGAGCAAGAAGAGCTTGGAGTAAAGACTCTTGCTTATAAAATTAACGGAGAAGAAGCTGGTGCTTATCACAAGTTAATCTTGGAGGGTGATGGATCTGGTGTTAAAAAACTAGAATTTGCACTAAACTTAGAAGAAGGTGTTCTTCGATACTTAACAATTGCGTTGACTCCAAAGCTTGAAAAAGTTAGAGCGCAAATGGCAGTTGTTAGAACTGAGATTCAGGCAAAGGCTAAAAAAGACCAGAAAGAAGAAGACGCCAAGTAA
- a CDS encoding DHH family phosphoesterase, translating into MNSFKSYIEGSEHILVIQAENPDGDSVASSLALESLILDNYPNKKVTMFCNMTVPAHLRYLKGYDRVSQDFPRDFDLAIVVDCAEEVLLSKTLQQPESGKLKKLPVLILDHHNDVINLPFETVNFIDETAVSTGSVVFNLAKENKLEVSEDTATFITASILSDTMGLTLDFVKADDFRVIAELIDLGANVSKIDQARRELNKRPQFITQYKGELLQRVEYLLDGRLAYVHIPWEEIEKYSGIYNPPILVFEDMRLTEGVQVVMAVKTYKNGKMTAKIRTNPGYEVAGAVAEKFNCGGHPGSAGCKVEPGMYTYDEFKAELIKYTREELDKLNESDNLNKS; encoded by the coding sequence ATGAATAGTTTTAAAAGTTATATTGAAGGGTCTGAGCACATTTTAGTGATCCAGGCAGAGAATCCGGATGGTGACTCTGTGGCTTCCTCTTTAGCTTTAGAAAGTTTAATCTTAGATAATTATCCTAATAAAAAGGTGACAATGTTCTGTAATATGACAGTTCCGGCGCACCTGAGATATCTAAAAGGTTATGATAGAGTATCGCAAGACTTCCCAAGAGATTTTGACCTAGCAATTGTCGTTGATTGTGCCGAAGAAGTTTTACTTTCAAAAACTTTGCAACAGCCAGAATCAGGAAAGCTTAAGAAGTTACCTGTTTTAATCCTCGATCATCATAACGATGTAATTAATCTACCTTTTGAAACAGTTAATTTTATTGATGAAACTGCAGTATCTACCGGGTCTGTTGTGTTTAATTTGGCTAAAGAAAATAAATTAGAAGTTAGTGAAGATACGGCAACTTTTATTACGGCTAGTATTTTAAGTGATACGATGGGCCTAACTTTGGATTTTGTAAAGGCGGATGATTTTAGGGTAATTGCTGAGCTAATTGATTTAGGCGCGAACGTATCTAAAATTGATCAGGCTAGAAGAGAGTTAAATAAGCGTCCTCAGTTCATTACTCAATATAAAGGTGAACTGTTGCAAAGAGTGGAGTATTTACTAGATGGGAGACTAGCGTATGTGCATATCCCATGGGAGGAGATTGAGAAATACTCTGGCATTTATAATCCGCCAATTTTAGTATTTGAAGATATGAGGTTAACTGAGGGTGTACAAGTAGTGATGGCGGTTAAAACTTATAAAAATGGTAAGATGACGGCTAAGATTAGGACTAATCCTGGGTATGAGGTTGCAGGAGCGGTTGCTGAGAAATTTAACTGTGGTGGGCATCCAGGCTCTGCTGGCTGTAAAGTTGAGCCAGGGATGTATACTTATGATGAATTTAAGGCTGAACTTATTAAGTATACGAGGGAAGAGCTGGATAAGCTTAATGAAAGTGATAATTTGAACAAAAGCTGA
- the efp gene encoding elongation factor P → MFGVTDLKKGTLIKLDGQPWKVIEYNQKQMGRGGSIVNTKLKNMLDGKVIPKTFKGADKIEAADIENKTVQYLYNDGINAFLMDNTTFEQFELPVEDLTHELQFLLEGVEVSLQLFDGKPVNLELPKNLFLKVIEAPEVVKGDTSGALLKDIVLETGLKLKAPAFIKPGDEVSVDTTTGEYRERKK, encoded by the coding sequence ATGTTTGGAGTTACAGATTTAAAAAAAGGAACTCTTATTAAGCTAGACGGTCAGCCTTGGAAGGTTATTGAATATAACCAAAAACAGATGGGCCGGGGTGGGAGTATCGTGAACACCAAGCTTAAGAATATGCTTGATGGCAAGGTCATCCCTAAGACTTTTAAGGGGGCTGATAAGATCGAGGCAGCAGATATTGAAAATAAAACTGTTCAGTATCTGTACAACGACGGAATCAACGCCTTCCTAATGGATAACACTACTTTTGAACAGTTTGAGCTCCCAGTTGAAGATCTAACCCACGAACTTCAGTTCTTGCTCGAGGGAGTGGAGGTGAGCCTCCAATTGTTTGACGGTAAGCCAGTTAACTTAGAGCTTCCTAAAAATCTTTTCTTAAAAGTTATTGAGGCTCCGGAAGTTGTAAAAGGTGATACATCAGGAGCTTTACTTAAAGATATTGTTCTTGAGACTGGTCTTAAGCTAAAGGCTCCGGCGTTTATTAAGCCAGGCGATGAGGTTAGTGTTGATACAACTACTGGTGAGTATAGGGAGAGAAAGAAGTAA
- a CDS encoding phosphotransferase has protein sequence MDQKILDAINTKLKSDFKLIKQFDSGIANLNYLLQNSKNEKIVARILKEQKPENIAFEALVQSKLNKARIGSPLLLKDDNKPILLKVDTNKITFSNYIEADPNPKTFPNSLLEDLGELIARFQLANSTIPTKEVPENYLSAGYQDNLKFRDKDKKTAKEIRVHIDKLYTEISKLNLPQSIIHGDLNEGNILIKDKKIIAILDLETVEYKQRILDLGIVIYYRQPESGLTYPEVSRLIISGFEKREKLTREEKSSIPLAVRYTAACFSLWSLANEETNDKYDFLESFQELQKRIEEGFK, from the coding sequence ATGGACCAAAAGATATTAGATGCCATCAACACTAAGCTTAAATCAGATTTCAAGTTAATAAAACAATTCGATTCAGGTATCGCTAACCTAAACTACCTACTCCAGAATTCCAAAAATGAGAAAATCGTTGCAAGAATACTTAAAGAACAGAAACCTGAGAATATAGCATTCGAAGCTCTAGTGCAGTCTAAGCTTAACAAGGCTAGAATTGGCTCTCCTCTCCTATTAAAGGACGATAATAAGCCAATTTTGCTAAAAGTCGACACTAATAAAATAACTTTTTCTAATTATATAGAAGCCGACCCAAACCCAAAAACATTCCCCAACTCTCTTCTCGAAGACCTAGGAGAGCTTATTGCTAGGTTTCAACTGGCTAACTCAACTATCCCAACCAAAGAAGTTCCAGAAAACTATCTCTCTGCGGGCTATCAAGATAATCTCAAATTTAGAGATAAGGATAAGAAAACTGCTAAAGAGATTAGGGTTCACATAGACAAACTATACACTGAGATCTCTAAACTCAATTTACCTCAATCTATTATTCACGGAGACCTCAATGAAGGCAATATTTTGATAAAAGATAAAAAAATAATTGCTATCTTAGACTTGGAAACAGTTGAATACAAACAAAGAATCCTTGATCTAGGTATTGTTATCTACTATAGACAACCAGAATCTGGTCTAACCTACCCAGAAGTGAGCAGGCTTATCATATCCGGCTTTGAGAAAAGAGAAAAGTTAACTCGAGAAGAGAAAAGCTCCATTCCATTAGCAGTTCGATACACCGCAGCCTGCTTTAGCCTTTGGTCATTAGCAAACGAAGAAACCAATGATAAATATGACTTTCTAGAAAGCTTTCAAGAGCTACAAAAAAGAATAGAAGAAGGATTTAAATAA
- the ychF gene encoding redox-regulated ATPase YchF — MSLKIGIVGLPNVGKSTLFNALTKAGALAANYPFATIEPNTGIVEVPDDRLKALAELYNSKKIIPATINFVDIAGLVEGASKGEGLGNKFLSHIRECDAIAQVVRDFKNDDILHVADRIHPAQDIEIIKTELILADLATLEKRIQNFKKEVKSNPKLKPLDDLYHLVLESLQSGEIPDLDEEQKADLKDLNLFSTKPTMYIFNVSEEDLQNDENKQKLQALVPNNPALFVNAKLEEELSELDEESSSELLAEYGQTESGLQKVISSAYKLLGLQSYLTAGPEEVRAWTIKTGATAPQAAGVIHGDFERGFIAAQVINYQDLIEAGSESAVKAAGKIHTEGRNYIMQPDDVVEFRFNV, encoded by the coding sequence ATGTCACTCAAAATTGGAATAGTTGGTCTCCCAAATGTTGGTAAATCTACCCTTTTTAACGCTCTTACAAAAGCTGGGGCTCTCGCCGCTAATTACCCTTTTGCAACCATTGAGCCGAATACTGGTATTGTCGAAGTGCCTGATGATCGCTTAAAAGCACTTGCTGAGCTTTACAATTCTAAAAAGATAATTCCAGCTACAATCAATTTTGTCGATATCGCCGGACTCGTTGAAGGAGCTTCAAAAGGAGAAGGCTTAGGTAATAAATTCTTAAGCCACATTCGTGAATGTGATGCCATTGCCCAAGTTGTAAGAGACTTTAAAAACGATGATATTCTGCACGTTGCAGACAGAATCCACCCCGCTCAAGACATTGAGATTATTAAAACCGAGTTAATCTTAGCCGATTTAGCCACCCTAGAAAAACGCATTCAAAACTTTAAAAAAGAAGTTAAATCAAACCCTAAATTAAAGCCTTTGGATGATTTATACCATTTAGTTCTTGAGAGTCTTCAATCAGGAGAAATACCTGATTTAGATGAAGAACAAAAAGCTGACCTAAAAGATCTTAATCTCTTCTCGACCAAACCAACCATGTATATCTTTAACGTCTCAGAAGAAGACTTACAAAATGATGAAAACAAACAAAAACTCCAAGCTCTTGTGCCGAATAACCCAGCTCTTTTTGTAAACGCCAAACTAGAAGAAGAATTAAGTGAGCTTGATGAAGAAAGCTCTTCAGAATTACTTGCCGAATACGGCCAAACAGAAAGTGGACTTCAAAAAGTAATTTCTAGCGCATATAAACTTTTAGGCCTACAGAGTTATTTAACAGCCGGACCAGAAGAAGTTAGAGCCTGGACCATAAAAACTGGCGCAACCGCCCCGCAGGCTGCAGGCGTCATCCATGGAGACTTCGAACGAGGTTTTATAGCTGCTCAAGTCATTAATTACCAAGACCTCATTGAAGCTGGCTCCGAAAGCGCTGTCAAAGCCGCCGGAAAAATCCACACCGAAGGACGGAACTACATCATGCAACCTGACGACGTCGTCGAATTCCGCTTTAACGTTTAA